One Pectobacterium colocasium DNA segment encodes these proteins:
- a CDS encoding efflux RND transporter permease subunit, with the protein MSQEQQPTRARFNLSAWALAHQQLVAFMMLVIMAAGVMSYQRLPRNEDPAFTIKSAVVSAAWPGATVNDTVNFVTDKLEKKLQETPYLDYVESYTRAGESVVFVNLRDDTPPSAVPNIWYTVRKKMTDIASSLPDGVSPPSVNDEFDDTFGTIYGFTAEGFSPRELRDRVEDIRAALLSVPDVGKVDMLGVEEEQIVVTFSPRRLAGLGIDAQQVIDSLKAQNAVTPAGIIRTEDEKIAVRVSGAFTSEQSLRQITLRIGGKFVPLVDIATIHRETAEPPSPTFRVNGEKAIGLAISMAPTGNMLNFGQAIRDKMNVIATQLPHGIEMTRVADQSEVVKGAVGGFIKVLLEAVAIVLAVSFVSLGSRAGLVVAASIPIVLAMTFIGMEITGIGLQRISLGALIISLGLLVDDAMITVEAMVSRLEEGWDRKRAAAWAYESTAFPMLTGTLVMIAGFIPVGFASSSAGEYCFSLFVVVLISLLSSWIVAILFSPLLGVWLLPKTFRHQHNEPGRVGRLYRQWLQQALANRGMTLLIAVLLLVVALFGATRLQGEFFPASDRPELLVSLTLPANASQAATETQAKRLEAMLKDDPDVDHFSTYVGSGAVRFYLPMDVLLSHENIAQLVVVAKSLEARDALAARLNQVLERDFSNIVARVSALELGPPVGWPLKYRVAGPDIHRVRDIAQGLASLVGNQADVREVNLTSGQPERTVNVVLNQTEARAVGISSQDVSSMLAAIFSGSTLTSVRDGNRLVDVVVRGTPQERRDVATIANLQIPVADGRSVPLEQIATVAYGVDDPIIWRRQREPFITVQMDVASGVRAPALSEKLAPEIERYRTTLPEGYHITEGGVAAESDKGNSSVYAVLPVTLLVMLVLLMIQLQRISRMVLAFLTAPFGLIGIVAAMLPTGTPMGFVALLGAIALAGMIIRNAVILIGEVDLNVKNGQPATEAIVNAAQHRSRPIVLTALAAILGMIPIAHQVFWGPMAYAIIGGLMVATLLTLLALPAALSLLMQWEGRKAANSTSS; encoded by the coding sequence ATGTCACAGGAACAACAACCCACTCGCGCCCGCTTTAACCTGTCCGCCTGGGCACTGGCGCATCAGCAACTGGTCGCGTTTATGATGCTGGTGATTATGGCGGCAGGCGTGATGAGCTACCAACGTTTGCCTCGCAACGAAGATCCGGCATTTACCATTAAGTCCGCAGTGGTGTCTGCCGCCTGGCCGGGCGCCACGGTGAATGATACGGTCAATTTCGTTACTGATAAGCTGGAGAAAAAATTACAGGAAACGCCGTATCTCGATTATGTCGAGAGCTACACCCGAGCTGGGGAATCGGTGGTTTTCGTTAACCTGCGTGATGACACGCCGCCATCTGCCGTACCGAATATCTGGTATACGGTGCGTAAGAAAATGACGGACATCGCCAGTTCGCTCCCTGATGGCGTCAGCCCGCCGTCTGTTAATGACGAATTTGATGATACGTTTGGTACGATTTATGGCTTTACCGCCGAAGGGTTTTCGCCGCGAGAGCTGCGCGATCGTGTCGAGGATATTCGCGCTGCGTTATTGAGCGTGCCGGATGTTGGCAAGGTCGACATGCTGGGCGTGGAAGAAGAACAGATCGTGGTGACGTTTTCTCCCCGACGTCTTGCCGGATTAGGGATTGATGCGCAGCAGGTTATTGATTCACTGAAAGCGCAGAATGCGGTCACGCCTGCCGGTATTATTCGCACTGAAGATGAGAAGATTGCCGTGCGCGTTAGCGGGGCGTTCACCTCCGAGCAAAGCTTGCGCCAGATTACATTGCGCATCGGCGGGAAATTTGTCCCGCTGGTTGATATCGCTACGATTCACCGTGAAACGGCAGAACCACCGTCGCCAACGTTTCGGGTGAATGGTGAGAAAGCGATTGGGCTGGCAATCTCCATGGCTCCGACTGGCAACATGCTCAATTTCGGTCAGGCCATTCGCGATAAAATGAACGTGATTGCAACGCAGCTTCCGCATGGGATTGAAATGACGCGCGTGGCCGATCAATCGGAAGTGGTGAAAGGGGCAGTCGGCGGATTCATCAAAGTGCTGCTGGAAGCTGTTGCGATTGTACTGGCGGTATCGTTCGTCTCTCTTGGCAGCCGTGCCGGATTGGTCGTTGCTGCATCCATCCCGATTGTGCTTGCGATGACCTTTATTGGTATGGAGATAACCGGTATTGGCTTACAGCGTATCTCGCTCGGGGCGTTGATTATTTCGCTGGGGTTGTTGGTTGATGACGCCATGATTACCGTGGAGGCGATGGTGTCGCGACTGGAAGAGGGCTGGGATCGCAAGCGGGCGGCGGCCTGGGCCTATGAAAGCACGGCCTTCCCCATGCTGACGGGGACGCTGGTGATGATTGCCGGGTTTATCCCGGTGGGGTTTGCCTCATCAAGCGCGGGCGAATACTGCTTTTCACTTTTTGTCGTCGTGCTTATCTCCTTGCTGAGTTCCTGGATCGTGGCCATTCTCTTTTCGCCCTTGCTCGGCGTCTGGTTGTTGCCAAAAACGTTTCGTCACCAGCATAACGAACCGGGGCGGGTTGGTCGTCTTTATCGCCAGTGGCTGCAACAAGCGCTGGCAAACCGGGGAATGACGTTACTCATCGCAGTGCTGTTGCTGGTGGTCGCCTTGTTTGGCGCTACCCGGCTGCAAGGCGAATTTTTTCCCGCTTCGGACAGACCGGAACTGCTGGTCAGTCTGACGCTGCCGGCGAACGCTTCACAGGCCGCGACGGAAACGCAGGCGAAACGGCTGGAAGCCATGCTGAAAGACGATCCCGATGTTGACCACTTTTCCACCTATGTTGGGTCGGGCGCGGTACGTTTTTATCTCCCGATGGATGTGCTGTTGAGCCACGAAAATATTGCGCAACTAGTGGTGGTGGCAAAAAGTCTGGAGGCGAGGGACGCATTGGCCGCACGGTTGAATCAGGTGCTTGAGCGCGATTTTAGCAATATTGTGGCACGTGTGTCCGCACTGGAGCTGGGGCCGCCAGTGGGCTGGCCACTTAAATATCGAGTCGCCGGGCCGGATATTCACCGCGTCCGTGATATTGCGCAAGGTCTGGCTAGCTTGGTGGGGAATCAGGCTGATGTTCGTGAGGTGAATCTGACCTCGGGCCAACCGGAGCGCACGGTGAACGTGGTGCTCAATCAGACGGAAGCCCGCGCCGTTGGCATCAGTTCGCAGGATGTATCCAGCATGTTGGCGGCGATATTTTCCGGTTCTACGCTGACGTCGGTGCGCGATGGTAATCGGCTGGTGGATGTGGTCGTGCGCGGCACGCCGCAGGAACGCAGAGACGTCGCGACGATCGCTAATCTGCAAATACCGGTCGCGGATGGGCGCTCCGTCCCGCTGGAGCAAATCGCTACCGTGGCGTATGGTGTCGACGATCCGATTATCTGGCGGCGTCAGCGCGAGCCGTTCATTACGGTACAAATGGATGTGGCATCGGGCGTGCGGGCTCCTGCGCTATCTGAAAAACTGGCGCCTGAGATTGAACGCTATCGTACCACGTTACCCGAGGGGTACCACATCACAGAAGGTGGCGTGGCGGCCGAGTCTGATAAAGGCAATAGTTCCGTATATGCGGTGTTGCCAGTGACGCTGTTGGTCATGCTGGTGCTATTGATGATTCAGTTACAGCGCATTTCTCGCATGGTATTGGCATTTCTGACCGCGCCGTTTGGCCTGATCGGTATTGTTGCCGCCATGTTGCCGACCGGCACACCGATGGGGTTTGTGGCGCTGCTGGGGGCGATTGCGTTGGCGGGCATGATTATTCGTAATGCGGTTATTCTGATTGGCGAAGTCGATCTGAACGTGAAAAACGGGCAGCCCGCGACAGAGGCGATTGTGAATGCCGCCCAGCATCGTTCACGGCCGATAGTCTTGACCGCGCTGGCGGCAATTCTTGGCATGATCCCGATTGCACATCAGGTGTTTTGGGGGCCGATGGCGTACGCGATTATCGGCGGGTTGATGGTGGCGACGCTGCTGACACTGCTTGCGCTGCCTGCGGCGCTGAGTTTGCTCATGCAGTGGGAAGGGCGGAAAGCGGCAAATTCTACGTCGTCTTAA
- a CDS encoding mandelate racemase/muconate lactonizing enzyme family protein gives MGYRGQIYREAVGNDVDLCIEVHRRLKTADAVVFARGIEPFYPYFIEDPIAADNFDSMAEVADKINIPIATGERLNNPQEFAMLIRRNAVAYVRPDVCMCGGITGAKKVAALAEANDLMVVPHNPLSPVSTAACLQIAVSIPNFALLEYPGDDQPALSEKFGATGVENGVRKKDVVKNTFKCVDGFMEIPTQSGIGIELADDLENRFPYRRRGLKTRLHVDGSVVDQ, from the coding sequence GTGGGATATCGCGGGCAAATATATCGGGAAGCGGTCGGTAACGATGTCGACCTGTGTATCGAAGTTCACCGCCGTCTGAAAACCGCCGATGCCGTGGTGTTCGCTCGCGGTATTGAGCCGTTTTATCCCTATTTTATTGAAGACCCTATCGCCGCAGATAACTTCGACTCCATGGCGGAGGTGGCCGACAAAATCAATATTCCTATTGCCACTGGCGAACGCCTGAATAATCCGCAGGAATTTGCGATGTTGATTCGCCGCAACGCGGTCGCCTATGTGCGCCCTGATGTCTGCATGTGCGGGGGCATTACCGGTGCGAAAAAAGTGGCGGCGCTGGCAGAAGCCAACGATTTGATGGTCGTACCACACAACCCGCTCAGCCCGGTGTCTACCGCCGCCTGTTTGCAGATCGCCGTCAGCATTCCGAATTTTGCCCTGCTGGAGTATCCAGGGGATGACCAGCCGGCGTTGTCGGAAAAATTTGGCGCAACAGGCGTCGAAAACGGCGTACGGAAAAAAGACGTGGTGAAGAACACCTTCAAATGCGTGGACGGGTTTATGGAAATACCGACGCAATCCGGTATCGGTATCGAGCTGGCGGACGATCTGGAGAACCGCTTCCCTTACCGCCGTCGCGGCCTGAAAACCCGGCTGCACGTCGACGGTTCCGTCGTCGATCAATAA
- a CDS encoding transporter substrate-binding domain-containing protein, producing the protein MKRSLHQVVMALTLISAAFFSQAAETQTSTWQHIKQTGELRIGVAQGEPWYFKNPSTGEWDGIGYNIGKELAKDLGVKLVTVETTWGNAIAALQTGQIDTMLVLDPTEERKKAVDFPEQPFFWYAQGVLIRDGITVTNWDDLNREDVKIGVTLGSSPDLILTKRLPKAQLVRFPNMDEGVAAFYAGRVDALSYFHPALALQQAKVGKGNLILPKPIIEVSTSGAIRKEADQTFHNFLNDEFAKLYQSGKTQHYYEQALKLRGVDVSKVPSVIKEDWK; encoded by the coding sequence ATGAAACGTTCACTTCACCAGGTAGTCATGGCGTTAACGCTGATTAGCGCCGCCTTCTTTAGTCAGGCTGCGGAAACGCAAACCTCAACCTGGCAGCACATCAAACAGACCGGTGAGTTACGCATCGGCGTGGCACAGGGTGAGCCGTGGTATTTTAAAAACCCGTCAACCGGAGAATGGGACGGCATTGGCTATAACATCGGCAAAGAACTGGCAAAAGACCTTGGGGTAAAATTGGTGACGGTGGAAACCACATGGGGCAACGCCATCGCCGCCTTACAAACCGGTCAGATCGATACCATGCTGGTGCTCGACCCAACGGAAGAGCGGAAAAAAGCGGTCGATTTTCCTGAACAACCTTTCTTTTGGTATGCACAAGGCGTGTTGATTCGCGATGGCATTACGGTGACCAACTGGGACGACCTCAATCGGGAAGATGTTAAAATCGGCGTCACGCTGGGTTCCAGCCCGGATCTGATTCTGACCAAACGTCTGCCAAAAGCGCAGTTGGTGCGTTTCCCGAATATGGATGAAGGCGTGGCGGCATTCTACGCGGGTCGGGTCGATGCGCTGTCCTATTTCCACCCTGCGCTGGCGCTGCAACAGGCTAAAGTCGGCAAAGGCAATTTGATTCTGCCGAAGCCGATTATCGAAGTCAGCACCAGCGGAGCAATCCGTAAAGAAGCTGATCAAACTTTCCATAACTTCCTGAATGACGAGTTTGCCAAGCTGTATCAATCCGGCAAGACGCAGCACTACTATGAGCAGGCGCTCAAATTGCGCGGCGTGGACGTCAGCAAAGTGCCATCGGTCATTAAAGAAGATTGGAAATAA
- a CDS encoding MipA/OmpV family protein, with translation MNITRMILSTSLPAIVLSGTALAAELETSSPSIFGDHTDVTVGAAAQNAPRYRGSKDRQTTALPVLTIQRGALYFDSTHGIGWQYQSPSGFYLDHAIGYDMGRDDKNSQWRAGSNRLKGMGKVKGSVTTTVTAGYQFAPWLALEASGEFALSETKRGNHYRVGAKSTVWQSAAQDDVLALSADVLMGDARFNQTYYGVTQQQSIRSGLAVYHAGKGVYGYALGANWTHQFSPVWSTNVAVTSTWLTDKVADSQVVERRNDTGATLAVLYSF, from the coding sequence ATGAACATAACAAGAATGATTTTATCTACTAGCCTGCCCGCTATCGTGCTATCTGGCACCGCATTGGCTGCGGAATTGGAAACATCATCGCCCTCGATTTTCGGCGACCACACGGATGTGACCGTGGGCGCTGCCGCTCAAAATGCGCCGCGTTACCGAGGGAGTAAAGATCGTCAGACTACGGCCCTGCCTGTGCTGACCATTCAGCGCGGCGCGCTTTATTTCGATTCTACGCATGGTATTGGCTGGCAATACCAGTCGCCTTCCGGTTTTTATCTCGATCACGCCATCGGTTACGACATGGGAAGGGATGATAAAAACAGCCAGTGGCGTGCAGGCTCAAACCGACTGAAAGGAATGGGCAAGGTTAAAGGATCGGTAACCACCACCGTAACGGCGGGGTATCAGTTTGCGCCGTGGCTAGCGCTGGAAGCGAGCGGCGAGTTTGCGCTGAGTGAGACAAAAAGGGGAAATCACTACCGCGTCGGGGCAAAGAGCACGGTATGGCAGTCCGCGGCACAAGACGATGTGCTGGCATTGTCGGCGGACGTGTTGATGGGGGATGCTCGCTTTAACCAAACCTACTATGGCGTGACGCAGCAGCAGAGTATCCGCTCCGGGTTGGCAGTTTATCATGCTGGTAAAGGCGTTTACGGCTATGCGCTGGGGGCAAACTGGACGCATCAATTTAGCCCTGTGTGGTCAACTAACGTGGCGGTGACCTCAACCTGGCTTACTGACAAGGTTGCGGATAGTCAAGTTGTTGAACGGCGTAATGATACCGGCGCCACGCTGGCCGTTCTGTATTCGTTCTGA
- a CDS encoding response regulator transcription factor produces MAEKRVLIIEDDMDAASVLEAYLRRDGYQVAIAPDGQKGLHMALTSKPDLILLDVMLPKMNGSEVLSALRQRSNIPVIMVTAIGDEPERIGALRYGADDYVVKPYNPQEVVARVQAVLRRTGYAVREEAILTFENLSVDPTSVTASIALSPSESVVLDLTPTEFNILVTLLKAPNRAFTRNELLEASLPESDALERVVDTHVHNLRKKLNQHNIINVLVTVRSVGYRFR; encoded by the coding sequence ATGGCAGAAAAACGGGTGTTAATTATTGAAGACGACATGGATGCCGCTAGCGTGCTCGAGGCTTATCTGCGGCGCGATGGCTATCAGGTTGCTATCGCGCCTGATGGACAAAAAGGTCTGCACATGGCGCTGACCAGTAAACCCGATTTGATTTTGCTGGACGTAATGCTACCGAAGATGAATGGTTCAGAGGTGCTATCCGCCCTGCGTCAGCGCAGTAATATTCCGGTGATTATGGTCACGGCTATCGGCGACGAGCCGGAAAGGATTGGCGCACTGCGCTACGGTGCGGATGATTATGTCGTCAAACCTTATAACCCACAGGAGGTGGTAGCACGGGTGCAGGCCGTACTGCGACGAACGGGCTATGCGGTCCGCGAAGAGGCGATCCTGACATTCGAAAATCTCTCGGTTGATCCCACCTCCGTGACGGCAAGCATCGCGCTATCGCCATCCGAATCTGTGGTTCTCGATCTGACTCCCACTGAATTTAATATTCTGGTGACGTTGCTCAAAGCGCCAAACCGCGCCTTTACGCGGAACGAATTACTGGAAGCCAGCCTGCCGGAAAGCGACGCGCTGGAACGAGTGGTGGACACGCACGTCCACAATCTCAGGAAAAAGCTCAACCAGCACAACATCATCAATGTGCTCGTTACCGTCCGCTCCGTCGGCTATCGATTCCGGTGA
- a CDS encoding sensor histidine kinase: protein MKKSIFLSENMSLWRWLCFRIISLLLATILIIAALMWLRFAINNVYIEQQMPDEVRTEFQQLSKQEDYGNLRYQQIINQYYGPDFFVPNIANTDWLVLAIMILIALPTVVVVLLWRARPLSQQFSNIASAARDVAQGKFDTRTQLVEQAPMELVTLADDFNNMTAQLERYERELRESSAALAHELRTPLNAAMGRVQGMLDDVFPRDKTQLTMVIKQLEQLNHVIQDLHFLSLARAGQLQLVQTPFYFDELITERLTWYRPQLEQAGFQTQTHIEQHDFCLADRERLGQVFSILIENALSYASDGRYLAIEVRETTLRENAPCWQITVSDRGPGIEPESLPLLFDRFWRAEHSRGRHSGGSGLGLSIASAIITAHGGTIYAERGKNGGLIIIMTLPRRT from the coding sequence ATGAAAAAATCGATCTTTCTGTCAGAAAACATGTCGCTGTGGCGCTGGCTGTGTTTCCGTATTATTTCACTGCTGCTCGCCACCATACTGATTATTGCGGCCCTCATGTGGCTGCGCTTCGCCATCAACAATGTCTACATCGAACAGCAAATGCCGGACGAGGTACGGACGGAGTTTCAACAGTTAAGTAAACAGGAAGATTACGGTAATCTTCGCTACCAGCAGATTATCAATCAGTATTATGGCCCGGATTTCTTCGTGCCTAACATTGCCAACACCGACTGGCTGGTGCTCGCGATCATGATTCTGATCGCCTTACCTACCGTCGTCGTCGTGCTTCTGTGGCGGGCGCGGCCGCTGTCACAGCAATTTTCCAATATAGCCAGCGCCGCACGTGACGTCGCTCAGGGAAAATTTGATACTCGCACGCAGCTTGTCGAACAGGCGCCGATGGAGCTAGTCACGCTGGCAGACGATTTTAATAACATGACCGCGCAGTTGGAGCGCTACGAACGGGAACTGCGCGAATCCAGCGCGGCGCTGGCCCACGAACTGCGTACGCCGTTAAATGCGGCGATGGGCCGCGTTCAAGGCATGCTCGATGACGTTTTCCCGCGTGATAAAACCCAACTGACAATGGTCATCAAACAGCTTGAACAGCTCAATCATGTGATTCAGGATCTGCACTTCCTGTCGCTCGCCAGAGCCGGGCAGTTGCAACTGGTTCAGACCCCTTTCTACTTCGACGAACTCATTACCGAGCGACTGACTTGGTATCGACCTCAGCTAGAGCAGGCCGGATTTCAAACGCAGACGCATATTGAACAACACGACTTTTGCCTTGCCGACCGCGAACGGTTAGGACAGGTGTTCTCGATTTTGATCGAGAACGCATTAAGCTATGCCAGCGATGGCCGCTATCTGGCGATTGAGGTACGTGAAACAACGCTGCGTGAAAACGCGCCGTGCTGGCAGATTACCGTTTCCGATCGCGGGCCGGGGATTGAGCCTGAATCGCTGCCCCTGCTTTTTGACCGCTTCTGGCGTGCCGAACATTCGCGCGGACGGCACTCCGGCGGCAGCGGGCTGGGGCTATCCATCGCCTCCGCCATTATCACCGCACATGGTGGCACTATTTATGCAGAACGCGGCAAAAACGGCGGACTTATCATCATAATGACGCTGCCTCGTCGTACCTGA
- a CDS encoding SulP family inorganic anion transporter, which translates to MISSPDATPVPSPSAPSTLAVLRSPSLLMREILAGTITALALIPEVISFSIIAGVDPKVSLIASIVLCFTMSFLGGRPAMVTAAAGAVALVIGPMVHAHGVAYILPAVIMAGIIQILFGLAGLARMMRYIPRSVMIGFVNALGILIFAAQVPHIYGQSSLVWLLFALTLAIVLLLPYVVKSIPAPLVAIVTVTAIAIFTGITVPNVGDAGPMQPGLPGFTQWLVPLNLETLHIIWPTALSIAFVGLMESLLTAKLVDDITDTPSSKRRECWGLGVSNIFAGFYGGIAGCAMIGQTVVNVELGKARTRLSTLAAALVLLLLVTGLSEIMAKIPMVVLAGIMMIVAVKTMNWHSLHPTTLKRMPLSETLVVIVTVIATVSTGNLAIGVAGGVIFAILLFARRVAHVIHAERQVSEDGQSVHYMVRGPLFFGSSNDLFEHFLYAQDPQNVTIDLTHAQIWDASSVAALDAIETRYHRYDAKVTIVGLDTHSTKIHQRLSGHL; encoded by the coding sequence ATGATTTCATCACCCGACGCCACGCCGGTACCATCGCCTTCTGCGCCGTCAACGCTTGCTGTATTACGCTCTCCTTCGCTGCTGATGCGCGAGATTTTGGCTGGCACCATCACCGCGCTGGCACTTATCCCAGAAGTGATTTCGTTTTCTATCATCGCAGGCGTCGATCCGAAAGTTAGCCTGATAGCCTCCATTGTGTTGTGCTTCACCATGTCCTTCCTCGGCGGTAGGCCAGCAATGGTGACGGCGGCGGCGGGAGCCGTAGCGCTGGTTATCGGACCGATGGTACACGCACACGGCGTAGCTTATATCCTGCCTGCCGTGATCATGGCAGGGATCATCCAGATTCTGTTTGGCCTGGCCGGATTGGCGAGAATGATGCGCTACATCCCGCGCTCGGTGATGATCGGTTTCGTTAATGCGCTGGGCATCCTAATTTTTGCAGCGCAGGTCCCGCATATTTACGGGCAATCCTCGCTTGTCTGGCTGCTGTTTGCGCTGACGCTCGCGATTGTTCTGCTGTTGCCTTATGTGGTGAAAAGCATTCCCGCACCGCTGGTCGCGATTGTGACGGTAACCGCAATCGCTATTTTTACCGGCATCACGGTGCCTAATGTCGGCGATGCTGGCCCTATGCAGCCCGGATTACCGGGTTTCACTCAGTGGCTGGTGCCGCTCAATCTTGAAACGCTACACATCATCTGGCCGACCGCGCTGAGTATTGCCTTTGTCGGACTGATGGAGTCGCTGTTAACGGCCAAACTGGTCGACGACATCACGGATACGCCGTCCAGCAAGCGCCGCGAATGCTGGGGACTGGGCGTTTCCAATATCTTCGCCGGCTTCTACGGCGGCATTGCCGGGTGTGCAATGATCGGGCAAACCGTGGTCAACGTGGAGTTAGGTAAAGCGCGCACGCGCCTTTCTACCCTCGCCGCCGCGCTGGTGCTGCTGCTGTTAGTGACCGGACTGAGCGAAATCATGGCGAAGATTCCCATGGTGGTGCTGGCCGGCATTATGATGATCGTCGCGGTCAAGACGATGAACTGGCATAGCCTGCATCCTACGACGCTGAAACGTATGCCGCTGTCGGAAACGCTGGTGGTCATCGTGACGGTTATCGCCACCGTCTCGACGGGGAATCTCGCTATCGGCGTAGCGGGCGGTGTAATCTTTGCCATCCTGCTGTTTGCTCGTCGCGTGGCGCACGTCATTCACGCGGAGCGTCAGGTGAGTGAAGACGGACAGTCGGTACACTACATGGTGCGCGGGCCGCTCTTCTTCGGCAGCAGCAACGACCTCTTTGAGCATTTTCTCTATGCACAGGATCCGCAGAACGTCACCATCGATCTGACGCACGCCCAAATCTGGGATGCCTCCAGCGTGGCGGCGCTCGACGCGATCGAAACCCGCTATCATCGCTACGATGCGAAGGTCACGATCGTCGGGCTGGATACCCATAGCACCAAAATCCACCAGCGTCTGTCTGGGCACCTCTAA
- a CDS encoding efflux RND transporter periplasmic adaptor subunit, with the protein MMVSRFAFCLLSAVLLSGCDSADDVPVSPSVRPVKTLVVMPAMSREPVTLTGEVRPYEETALGFRLDGRILNRLVDVGASVKRGDVIATLDARDSENQLRSAQADLASAISAERLAKSNFSRMKALAPGGAIARVQLDEAQANWDAAVSRRESAQATVKGAQERFGYTQLTATQDGVITTVSANPGQVVSAGQEVVKLASLDGRDAVFDVPERLVNQSLSSRVIRVSLLSDPSVQAEGRVRDISPQADPVTRTFRVRVTLTSPPAAMVLGASVKGAIQQSDTAVIELPASALTRQREQPAVYVVDTATQTVRLRPVTVARYSDTTIFISEGLKQGDRVVTAGVSKLRPDEKIRLDEEERR; encoded by the coding sequence ATGATGGTCAGCCGTTTTGCTTTCTGTCTGCTGTCGGCCGTGTTACTTAGCGGCTGTGACAGCGCTGATGATGTGCCTGTGTCACCGTCCGTCAGGCCGGTAAAAACGTTGGTGGTCATGCCGGCGATGAGTCGGGAACCGGTGACGTTGACAGGGGAAGTTCGTCCTTATGAAGAAACGGCGTTAGGTTTTCGACTGGATGGTCGCATCCTTAATCGTCTGGTGGATGTGGGCGCGTCGGTAAAGCGTGGCGATGTTATTGCGACGCTTGATGCACGCGACAGTGAAAACCAGTTGCGTAGTGCACAGGCGGATTTAGCCAGCGCAATTTCGGCGGAACGGCTGGCGAAAAGCAATTTTTCCCGCATGAAGGCACTGGCTCCGGGCGGAGCGATTGCACGCGTGCAGCTTGATGAAGCGCAGGCAAATTGGGACGCGGCGGTTTCCCGCCGTGAAAGTGCGCAGGCAACGGTGAAAGGCGCGCAGGAACGCTTCGGCTATACGCAACTCACGGCCACACAGGACGGCGTCATCACTACTGTCAGCGCGAACCCCGGCCAGGTGGTGAGTGCCGGACAAGAGGTGGTGAAACTGGCCTCCCTCGACGGGCGCGATGCGGTGTTTGATGTACCGGAACGGCTGGTTAATCAGTCACTTTCCTCGCGCGTTATTCGTGTTTCATTGCTGTCGGATCCGAGCGTTCAGGCTGAAGGGCGAGTGCGGGATATCAGCCCACAGGCCGATCCCGTTACGCGTACTTTCAGAGTGAGAGTCACGTTAACTTCGCCACCCGCTGCGATGGTACTGGGAGCAAGTGTGAAGGGTGCAATACAGCAGTCTGACACGGCCGTCATTGAACTGCCTGCCTCTGCCCTTACGCGACAGAGGGAGCAGCCTGCGGTCTATGTCGTAGACACGGCAACGCAGACGGTTCGTTTGCGGCCGGTTACCGTGGCGCGCTATAGCGACACGACGATTTTCATCTCCGAGGGGCTGAAACAAGGCGATCGCGTGGTGACCGCTGGCGTCAGTAAATTACGGCCAGATGAGAAAATTCGGCTGGATGAGGAGGAGCGTCGCTGA